In Procambarus clarkii isolate CNS0578487 chromosome 5, FALCON_Pclarkii_2.0, whole genome shotgun sequence, the following are encoded in one genomic region:
- the LOC138352306 gene encoding uncharacterized abhydrolase domain-containing protein DDB_G0269086-like, whose amino-acid sequence MFRLAAFRSNPEDEKEEADLKRQRQQENADLQCVCERERFQLQEQEAAITLRLEQEKAATALRLEQEKAASALRLEQEKAASALRLEQEKAASALRLEQEKAASALRLEQEKAASALRLEQEKAASALRLEQEKADSALRLEQEKAASALRLEQEKAASALRLEQEKAASVLRLEQEKAASVLRLEQEKAASALRLEQEKAVATLRVSTTGT is encoded by the exons ATGTTTCGCTTAGCTGCCTTCCGTTCCAACCCGGAGGACGAA AAAGAAGAAGCTGACTTGAAACGTCAACGACAGCAAGAAAATGCTGATCTGCAATGTGTATGTGAACGAGAGAGATTTCAGCTACAAGAACAAGAAGCCGCCATCACGCTCCGCTTAGAGCAAGAGAAAGCTGCCACCGCTCTCCGTCTGGAGCAAGAGAAAGCTGCCTCCGCTCTCCGTCTGGAGCAAGAGAAAGCTGCCTCCGCTCTCCGTCTGGAGCAAGAGAAAGCTGCCTCCGCTCTCCGTCTGGAGCAAGAGAAAGCTGCCTCCGCTCTCCGTCTGGAGCAAGAGAAAGCTGCCTCCGCTCTCCGTCTGGAACAAGAGAAAGCTGCCTCCGCTCTCCGTCTGGAGCAAGAGAAAGCTGACTCCGCTCTCCGTCTGGAACAAGAGAAAGCTGCCTCCGCTCTCCGTCTGGAGCAAGAGAAAGCTGCCTCCGCTCTCCGTCTGGAGCAAGAGAAAGCTGCCTCCGTTCTCCGTCTGGAGCAAGAGAAAGCTGCCTCCGTTCTCCGTCTGGAACAAGAGAAAGCTGCCTCCGCTCTCCGTCTGGAGCAAGAGAAAGCTGTTGCCACTCTAAGAGTTTCGACAACAGGAACTTGA